A window of the Nibribacter ruber genome harbors these coding sequences:
- a CDS encoding glycoside hydrolase family 2 protein has protein sequence MKHKLPFLLSFLFLNFFHFPATSQTSYELNAGWKCQSIAKVKENGHAISKATYSTATWQPAVVPGTVLTTQLANQQIPDPFYGMNNQRIPDIYTTGRDYYTYWFAKDFQEAPPQKNEQVWLHLRGVNYSCDVFLNGQKLNDKTHEGMFLRQSYNITQHLAKDGKNRLALVVFPPDPVGNPNGGQGGDGTIAKNVTHQYVAGWDWIQPIRDRNTGIWDKVTIEKTQLINVKNPHIITLVPGKRKPEGTQAPATVKVSAELENSTDKKVTGVLQYTLDRKTVSQKVTLPAKATQLVRLKDLVLQNPKLWWPNTYGAQPLYHLQLRFLVNGKTVSDEETVQVGIREIQREWNVHTRSMQVLVNGQKIFLKGANWIISDAMLRFSPARYDAELRFHRDMNLNLMRVWGGALVERPEFFEACDKYGLLVIQDFWITGDANGKWVDPMKKDDQWTRRKYPDDHHLFLTSAADQVKMIRNHPSLAMWCGGNEITPPKDLLTALEDSILPSLDGTRWFIPYSNADSMSFNSIGGGGDGPYTIQPISQFWAYRTWPFNSEVGSVGVGDMESLQRFLPKENLIAPQYLGPNSKPTEKVDSVWHYHNYTGVGYEQHLLPYGAPTSIEDFARKAQLVNYDQYRGLMEGFSSHMWDWYTGTIIWKTQNPWTSMRGQLYDYYLDPNAGLYGLRNGSAPLHIMFDPVDSMVLAVNNSFEIKRDMMLVATAYDMAGKSTSLGQVIVEIGASTSKKYFPLKGSLRKLAKDKGVFLSLRLLNLEKNCISSNFYWLADAKGTYSGLQELTNAPLQVAAKQSAKSKIEVTLSNPAGQPVAFFNRISVVHSLTGQRLLPAFYSDNYVSILPGEKQTITVEYTTIAGAPLPSITVEGWNVPKQTYLVK, from the coding sequence ATGAAGCACAAACTGCCTTTTCTTCTCTCTTTTCTTTTTCTGAACTTCTTCCATTTCCCGGCTACGTCCCAAACTAGCTATGAGCTGAACGCAGGCTGGAAATGCCAGTCTATTGCTAAAGTGAAAGAAAACGGACACGCCATTTCTAAGGCAACATATTCTACGGCTACCTGGCAGCCGGCGGTAGTACCGGGCACGGTGCTCACCACCCAGCTCGCCAACCAGCAAATCCCCGATCCTTTCTACGGGATGAACAACCAACGCATACCTGACATCTATACAACCGGCCGGGATTATTACACCTATTGGTTTGCAAAGGATTTTCAGGAAGCGCCTCCTCAGAAAAATGAGCAGGTGTGGCTGCACCTGCGCGGAGTCAATTACAGTTGTGATGTATTCTTGAACGGCCAGAAACTGAATGACAAGACGCACGAGGGCATGTTCCTGCGGCAGAGTTACAACATCACCCAACATTTGGCCAAAGACGGCAAGAACCGGCTGGCTCTAGTGGTGTTTCCGCCGGACCCGGTGGGCAACCCCAACGGCGGACAAGGTGGCGATGGTACCATTGCCAAGAACGTGACCCACCAATATGTGGCCGGTTGGGACTGGATTCAACCCATACGGGACAGAAACACCGGCATCTGGGACAAGGTAACCATAGAGAAAACCCAGCTAATCAATGTTAAGAATCCGCATATCATCACCTTGGTGCCGGGCAAGCGGAAACCAGAAGGCACCCAGGCACCAGCCACGGTTAAAGTCTCTGCTGAATTGGAGAACAGTACAGACAAGAAAGTGACGGGCGTGTTGCAGTATACCCTGGATAGGAAAACTGTTTCTCAGAAAGTGACCCTTCCGGCAAAGGCAACCCAACTGGTACGGCTCAAGGACCTGGTGCTGCAGAACCCCAAACTTTGGTGGCCCAATACCTACGGTGCCCAGCCTTTATACCATTTGCAACTGCGGTTTCTGGTGAACGGCAAGACGGTCTCTGACGAAGAAACCGTGCAGGTGGGCATCAGGGAAATTCAGAGAGAATGGAACGTCCACACCCGAAGCATGCAGGTACTGGTGAACGGCCAGAAAATCTTCCTGAAAGGCGCCAACTGGATTATCTCTGATGCCATGCTACGGTTCAGCCCGGCGCGCTATGATGCTGAACTGCGCTTCCACCGCGACATGAACCTGAACCTGATGCGTGTCTGGGGCGGGGCCCTGGTGGAACGCCCTGAGTTCTTTGAAGCCTGTGATAAATATGGCCTGTTGGTGATACAAGACTTCTGGATTACCGGCGATGCGAACGGCAAGTGGGTAGACCCGATGAAGAAAGACGACCAGTGGACCCGCCGTAAATACCCGGATGATCATCACTTGTTCCTAACCTCAGCGGCTGACCAGGTGAAGATGATACGCAACCATCCATCTTTGGCCATGTGGTGCGGCGGCAATGAAATCACACCACCCAAAGACCTGTTAACCGCACTTGAGGATTCTATTTTACCCAGCCTGGACGGTACCCGCTGGTTTATTCCTTATTCCAACGCTGACAGTATGTCCTTCAACTCCATTGGCGGCGGTGGAGACGGACCGTACACCATCCAACCTATCAGTCAGTTCTGGGCGTATAGAACCTGGCCATTTAACTCAGAAGTCGGGTCGGTGGGCGTGGGCGACATGGAGTCCCTGCAACGCTTCCTTCCGAAGGAGAACCTAATAGCACCGCAGTACCTGGGACCAAACAGTAAGCCAACGGAGAAAGTAGATTCGGTCTGGCATTACCATAACTACACCGGCGTGGGGTACGAACAACACCTGCTCCCCTATGGCGCACCCACCAGCATAGAGGACTTCGCCAGAAAAGCGCAGTTGGTGAACTATGACCAGTACCGGGGATTGATGGAGGGCTTCAGCTCACATATGTGGGACTGGTACACGGGCACTATCATCTGGAAAACCCAGAACCCCTGGACCTCCATGCGCGGCCAGCTATACGATTACTACCTGGACCCCAATGCCGGTCTTTATGGCCTGAGGAACGGGAGCGCGCCGCTCCACATCATGTTTGACCCGGTAGACAGCATGGTTCTGGCCGTGAACAACAGCTTTGAGATCAAGCGAGACATGATGCTGGTGGCCACGGCCTATGACATGGCAGGAAAAAGCACCTCTTTGGGGCAGGTCATAGTAGAAATAGGTGCCTCTACTTCTAAGAAATACTTTCCTCTTAAGGGAAGCCTAAGAAAGCTGGCCAAAGACAAAGGCGTTTTTTTATCGCTTCGGTTACTGAATCTGGAGAAAAACTGTATCAGCAGCAACTTCTATTGGCTGGCAGACGCGAAGGGTACTTATTCCGGTTTGCAGGAACTGACGAATGCACCTTTGCAGGTAGCGGCCAAACAATCAGCCAAGAGTAAGATTGAAGTAACGCTCAGCAACCCTGCCGGCCAACCGGTGGCTTTCTTTAACCGGATTTCAGTTGTGCATTCATTGACGGGCCAGCGCCTTCTGCCCGCTTTTTACAGCGACAACTACGTTTCCATTTTACCCGGCGAAAAACAAACCATAACAGTGGAATACACGACCATAGCGGGTGCCCCCTTACCAAGTATCACAGTAGAAGGCTGGAATGTGCCTAAGCAAACCTACTTGGTTAAATAG
- a CDS encoding GH92 family glycosyl hydrolase has protein sequence MHVNAFTKSYFRLAVLLVVTVAACTQTNLQKSKATPPSLTQWVDPYIGSSFHGHVFMGANVPFGAVQLGPTNMSHGWDWCSGYHYSDSTIVGFAHTHLSGTGIGDLGDILVMPATGNVTLVRGSLKDPNSGYYSLFSHDEEQAKPGYYAVKLKRYNIQVELTATERVGLHQYTFPQADQASIIFDLKEGIGWDTPTETFIEQLNDTTIAGYRFSKGWANDQRVYFTAVFSKPIQKFESYQVYDTAATSTTPAQKGTRIKGIARFQTKAGEKVLVKVGISPVSSENALANIRAEVPHWNFDQVVREADQIWNKELQKVEIEALEDAQMRTFYTALYHSMIAPSLFNDHNGDYRGTDKKVYPKANFTNLTTFSLWDTYRAAHPLYTILQTNRVNDMINSMLAIYQQQGKLPVWHLMGNETNTMVGYSGVPVVADAILKGFDGFDKNLAYESMKATAMGNEFELKKVKELGFIPADDEVESVAKGLEYAISDGAIALVAKKLGKEQDYQYFSKRAQNYQNYFDQQTRFMRGRISQNSWRTPFDPFKSKHREDDYAEGNSWQYTWLVPQDVEGLVKLMGGEKPFANKLDSLFTAQGDMGEGASNDITGLIGQYAHGNEPSHHITYLYPYVGQPWKTAEKVRHIVHTMYTDKPDGIIGNEDVGQMSSWYILSTLGFYQVHPANGAFVFGSPAVKKATLHLPNGKTLVISAPQNSRENIYIQRVTLNRKPYTKSYISHKDLMRGGTLEFEMGSKPSTTWGVAKESWPSSQLTE, from the coding sequence ATGCACGTAAACGCCTTCACAAAATCGTATTTCCGCTTGGCGGTCTTATTGGTGGTCACGGTAGCGGCCTGTACGCAAACGAATCTTCAAAAGAGCAAGGCTACCCCTCCTTCTCTCACTCAATGGGTAGATCCTTACATTGGCAGCAGCTTTCACGGACACGTGTTCATGGGCGCGAACGTGCCATTTGGGGCCGTGCAATTGGGGCCCACCAACATGTCGCATGGCTGGGACTGGTGTTCGGGGTACCACTACTCAGACTCCACCATTGTGGGTTTTGCGCACACGCACTTGAGTGGCACTGGCATTGGAGATTTGGGCGATATTCTGGTCATGCCCGCCACCGGCAACGTAACCCTGGTGCGCGGCAGTTTGAAGGACCCAAATAGTGGCTATTACTCCCTTTTCTCACATGATGAAGAACAGGCCAAACCAGGCTACTATGCCGTTAAGCTTAAGCGCTACAACATCCAAGTAGAACTCACGGCCACCGAGCGGGTGGGCCTGCACCAATATACCTTCCCGCAGGCAGATCAGGCCAGCATCATCTTTGACCTGAAGGAAGGCATTGGCTGGGACACACCCACCGAGACTTTTATTGAACAATTGAATGATACGACTATTGCTGGCTACCGCTTCTCCAAAGGTTGGGCCAACGACCAGCGCGTTTATTTCACGGCCGTGTTCTCCAAGCCCATCCAAAAATTTGAGAGCTATCAGGTCTATGATACGGCTGCCACCTCTACTACGCCAGCTCAGAAAGGCACCCGCATCAAGGGCATCGCGCGGTTTCAAACCAAGGCAGGCGAAAAGGTATTGGTAAAGGTGGGCATCTCGCCGGTGAGTTCAGAAAACGCTTTGGCTAATATTCGTGCCGAAGTCCCGCATTGGAACTTTGACCAGGTAGTACGCGAGGCAGACCAAATCTGGAACAAGGAGTTGCAGAAGGTAGAAATTGAGGCTTTGGAGGATGCCCAGATGCGCACCTTCTACACGGCGCTGTACCACTCCATGATTGCCCCATCCCTCTTCAACGACCACAACGGCGACTACCGCGGCACTGATAAAAAAGTATACCCTAAAGCCAACTTCACCAACCTTACCACTTTCTCGCTCTGGGATACCTATCGCGCCGCCCACCCGCTGTACACTATCCTGCAAACCAACCGCGTGAATGACATGATCAACTCCATGCTGGCCATCTACCAACAACAAGGCAAACTGCCCGTTTGGCATTTGATGGGTAATGAAACCAACACCATGGTAGGCTATAGCGGCGTACCCGTAGTGGCAGACGCTATCCTTAAAGGCTTTGATGGCTTTGACAAGAACCTAGCCTATGAGTCCATGAAGGCCACGGCCATGGGCAATGAATTCGAGTTGAAGAAAGTGAAGGAACTGGGTTTCATTCCGGCAGACGATGAAGTAGAAAGCGTGGCCAAAGGCTTGGAATATGCCATTAGTGACGGAGCTATTGCCCTGGTGGCCAAGAAACTAGGCAAGGAGCAAGACTATCAATACTTTAGCAAACGGGCGCAGAACTACCAAAACTATTTTGACCAACAGACGCGGTTCATGCGCGGTAGGATCTCCCAGAACAGCTGGCGCACGCCCTTCGACCCATTCAAATCTAAACACCGCGAGGATGACTATGCCGAAGGCAATTCCTGGCAGTACACCTGGCTGGTACCGCAAGACGTGGAGGGACTAGTGAAGCTTATGGGTGGTGAAAAACCGTTTGCCAACAAACTGGATTCACTGTTCACCGCGCAAGGCGATATGGGCGAAGGTGCCTCTAATGACATTACCGGCCTCATTGGCCAGTACGCGCACGGCAACGAACCCAGCCACCACATCACCTACCTTTACCCGTACGTGGGCCAGCCCTGGAAAACCGCCGAGAAAGTACGTCATATTGTGCATACTATGTACACGGATAAGCCCGACGGCATCATCGGCAACGAAGACGTGGGCCAGATGTCGTCCTGGTACATTCTCTCCACGCTAGGCTTTTACCAGGTGCACCCCGCCAACGGCGCCTTTGTCTTCGGGAGCCCGGCCGTCAAGAAAGCGACGCTTCACTTACCCAACGGGAAAACGCTAGTGATATCTGCCCCGCAAAACAGCCGCGAGAACATCTATATCCAGCGCGTGACTCTCAACAGGAAGCCCTACACCAAATCGTATATTTCGCACAAAGATTTAATGCGAGGCGGCACGTTAGAATTTGAGATGGGCAGCAAACCCAGCACCACCTGGGGAGTAGCCAAAGAAAGCTGGCCATCTTCTCAACTTACTGAGTAA
- a CDS encoding family 20 glycosylhydrolase, with protein MMKKILPLFFLFGSMVLGAGVCFGQASENTYNLIPYPNALVPQQGSFTVTAQTKLVVPRESKVFQNEVEQVQLLFSRSLGRPLKLVKRETSNAVILLLDKHISAPEGYQVLISPTQVKLVAREPAGMFRAVQTLRQLLPASIERAGVTAGALVLPAVQIQDAPAFGWRGMHLDVSRHFFTTAYLKKYIDVLALYKFNKLHLHFTDDQGWRLEIKKYPKLTEQGAWRTFNNQDSAVIKMSKGNPDLALDPRHILQKDGKTLYGGFYTQAEMREIIQYASARHIEIIPEIDMPGHMKAAIDAYPFLTCGEAGWGKTFSVPICPCEESTYTFAENVFQEIIDLFPSQYIHLGADEVEKTTWANAPACQELMQREGLKTVEELQSYFVYRMQKFFKSKGKTLIGWDEVLEGGINSEAVVMFWRNWVPNAPLLAAQNGNKVIMTPNAPLYFDALPDKNSLQNVYQLQVVPRGLNNQEAKAILGAQANLWTEYVPSENRAEYLYMPRMTALSEAVWSKERNYGNYLNRLKNHYPRLDALNVHYRLPDLEGFTDRMVFTDKAVLTIQKPLESLNIRYTTDGSTPHQTSTLLEKPLEITESMTLQVAAFSPEGRMGDTYTIAYEKQTLAPAIKPLKTIPGLTATYYKGFFKNTQAMQSVAKPTETMTVEMLKVPETIKDGSFGVQFKGYLNIPEPGIYSFYLTCDDGGVLKIANRLVVDNDGLHAPLEKSGQVALEKGLQPFALDFIEGGGGYTLKLLYSKDGSQPQPIPQSWWQR; from the coding sequence ATGATGAAAAAAATTCTCCCCCTCTTCTTCTTGTTTGGATCTATGGTATTGGGTGCTGGCGTCTGTTTTGGTCAGGCCTCAGAGAATACCTACAACCTCATTCCGTATCCTAACGCGCTGGTGCCTCAGCAAGGAAGCTTCACGGTGACGGCCCAAACCAAGCTGGTGGTGCCCAGGGAAAGTAAAGTCTTCCAGAACGAAGTAGAGCAGGTGCAACTGTTATTTTCCAGAAGCCTGGGAAGGCCTTTGAAACTGGTCAAGAGGGAGACCTCCAATGCCGTGATTCTGCTACTTGATAAACATATTTCCGCGCCCGAAGGCTACCAAGTTCTCATTTCACCAACGCAGGTAAAACTAGTGGCCAGGGAGCCCGCGGGCATGTTCAGGGCGGTGCAGACGCTTCGGCAGTTGTTACCCGCCTCTATAGAGCGGGCCGGCGTTACTGCTGGCGCACTGGTACTGCCGGCCGTTCAGATACAAGATGCTCCTGCGTTTGGCTGGCGCGGAATGCATTTAGACGTGTCCCGGCATTTCTTCACCACCGCTTATCTGAAGAAGTACATAGACGTGCTGGCGCTTTACAAGTTCAACAAACTACACCTGCACTTCACCGATGACCAGGGCTGGCGTCTGGAAATAAAGAAATACCCCAAACTGACGGAGCAAGGCGCCTGGCGCACCTTCAACAACCAGGACTCAGCGGTCATCAAAATGTCAAAAGGGAATCCAGACCTGGCGCTAGACCCACGGCACATCCTTCAAAAAGACGGCAAAACGCTGTACGGGGGCTTTTATACCCAGGCCGAGATGCGGGAGATTATACAATACGCATCGGCTAGACACATTGAGATCATCCCGGAAATAGACATGCCCGGCCACATGAAGGCGGCCATTGACGCCTATCCGTTCCTTACCTGCGGAGAGGCGGGTTGGGGCAAGACGTTTTCAGTGCCTATCTGCCCCTGTGAGGAAAGCACCTATACCTTCGCAGAAAACGTCTTTCAGGAAATCATAGACCTCTTCCCCAGTCAATACATTCACCTGGGTGCCGATGAAGTAGAGAAAACCACCTGGGCCAATGCGCCGGCTTGTCAGGAATTGATGCAGCGCGAAGGCCTTAAAACTGTGGAGGAATTGCAGAGCTATTTTGTATACCGCATGCAGAAGTTCTTCAAAAGCAAAGGCAAAACCCTCATTGGCTGGGACGAGGTGCTGGAAGGAGGCATTAATTCTGAGGCGGTGGTCATGTTTTGGCGCAACTGGGTTCCCAATGCCCCGTTATTGGCCGCGCAAAACGGCAACAAAGTCATCATGACGCCCAACGCGCCGCTGTATTTTGATGCGCTACCAGACAAAAACTCCCTCCAAAACGTGTACCAGTTGCAAGTGGTGCCCAGGGGTTTGAACAATCAAGAAGCAAAGGCCATCCTGGGAGCCCAAGCCAACCTCTGGACCGAGTATGTTCCTTCTGAAAACCGTGCCGAGTATCTGTACATGCCCCGCATGACTGCCCTCTCTGAAGCCGTCTGGTCTAAAGAAAGGAACTATGGCAACTATCTGAACCGCCTAAAGAACCATTACCCTCGCTTGGATGCGTTGAATGTGCACTACCGCCTGCCAGATTTGGAAGGTTTCACCGACCGCATGGTGTTCACTGACAAAGCTGTGTTAACTATCCAAAAGCCTTTGGAAAGCCTGAACATCAGGTACACTACAGATGGAAGCACGCCCCACCAAACCTCCACATTACTGGAAAAACCTCTGGAGATCACCGAATCAATGACCCTCCAGGTAGCCGCTTTTTCCCCGGAAGGTCGAATGGGAGATACCTATACGATAGCCTATGAAAAGCAGACTTTGGCACCTGCCATTAAACCTCTTAAAACCATTCCGGGGTTGACGGCCACCTACTACAAAGGCTTTTTCAAAAATACCCAGGCAATGCAGTCAGTTGCAAAGCCAACCGAAACGATGACGGTAGAAATGTTAAAAGTGCCGGAGACAATAAAGGACGGGAGCTTCGGCGTGCAGTTTAAGGGGTATCTAAACATTCCTGAACCGGGGATCTACAGCTTTTACCTGACCTGTGATGATGGAGGCGTCCTTAAAATTGCCAACCGGTTGGTGGTAGACAATGACGGCCTGCATGCGCCTCTAGAAAAAAGTGGACAAGTGGCCCTGGAGAAAGGGCTGCAACCCTTCGCCCTGGACTTCATTGAAGGCGGTGGCGGGTACACCCTTAAACTGCTCTATAGCAAAGATGGCAGCCAGCCTCAACCCATTCCGCAGAGTTGGTGGCAGCGGTAA
- a CDS encoding copper homeostasis protein CutC, with product MANTNSRQKFTLEICIDSVASAIAAEQGGAQRVELCDYLAGGGTTPSAGMISLVQESISLPVHVLVRPRRGDFLYSSAEVDIMKRDIQLCRELGVAGVVIGALTKDGDIDVASTQELIEAAGSLSITFHRAFDLTRDPFRALDQLLALNIDRLLTSGQQATALEGIPLLQQLQARAAGELIILPGSGITPENVLEIVTHTGVTEVHASVRRRVDGEMVFRKEHPPMSSHSPLSEFEQLVADEAQVRKIRQLLNEL from the coding sequence ATGGCAAATACAAACTCTAGACAGAAGTTCACGCTAGAAATTTGCATTGACTCTGTAGCGTCTGCCATAGCCGCTGAGCAAGGCGGTGCCCAGCGCGTGGAACTCTGTGATTACCTGGCCGGCGGCGGAACCACGCCCAGCGCTGGCATGATTAGCCTGGTACAGGAAAGTATTTCCCTTCCGGTGCACGTTCTCGTTCGGCCCCGCCGTGGTGATTTCCTGTACTCATCAGCAGAAGTTGACATCATGAAGCGGGACATCCAGCTATGCCGGGAGTTGGGCGTGGCAGGGGTGGTGATAGGCGCCTTGACCAAAGACGGAGACATAGACGTAGCCAGCACTCAGGAGCTGATAGAAGCGGCGGGTTCTCTGAGCATCACTTTTCACCGCGCCTTTGACCTGACCAGAGATCCTTTTCGGGCGCTGGACCAATTGCTAGCTCTCAACATTGATCGCTTGCTTACCTCCGGACAACAGGCGACGGCGCTGGAGGGCATTCCTTTGTTACAACAGTTGCAAGCGCGCGCGGCTGGTGAACTCATTATCCTGCCCGGCAGTGGCATCACCCCAGAGAATGTGCTGGAGATAGTGACCCACACCGGAGTGACCGAGGTGCATGCCTCGGTGCGCCGCCGGGTGGACGGGGAGATGGTCTTTCGGAAGGAGCATCCACCCATGTCTAGCCACAGCCCTCTGTCAGAATTTGAGCAGTTGGTGGCAGATGAAGCCCAGGTTAGAAAAATAAGGCAGCTGTTGAATGAACTGTAA
- a CDS encoding isoaspartyl peptidase/L-asparaginase family protein, with the protein MSSRRKFLKLSAVSATLLGGGFQVVKAFGGSLGAAKPGKPIVISTWDHGIPANAAAWEVLSKNGTALDAVEAGVRVPEGDPKVRTVGYGGYPDREGKVTLDACIMDKDSNCGAVAFLQHIKHPISVARKVMEDTPHVMLVGQGAYEFAIANGFQKENLLTEESEKDWKNWLKESKYKPVINIENHDTIGMLALDANGDLAGACTTSGAAFKMHGRVGDSPIIGAGLFVDNEVGAATATGLGEAVIRMVGSHLVVELMRQGNSPEKACKLAVERIIAKHKDVKDLQVGFIALNKQGEYGGYCIHKGFNYAVHDAKGKKLIDGKYKL; encoded by the coding sequence ATGAGTAGCAGACGTAAATTTTTAAAGCTATCCGCGGTGAGCGCCACGTTGCTGGGCGGAGGCTTTCAGGTAGTGAAAGCGTTTGGCGGTTCTTTAGGTGCGGCCAAACCGGGCAAGCCCATTGTCATTTCCACTTGGGACCACGGCATTCCGGCCAACGCGGCGGCGTGGGAAGTGCTCTCTAAAAACGGCACCGCCTTAGATGCGGTAGAAGCAGGCGTGCGCGTCCCGGAAGGCGACCCCAAGGTGCGCACCGTAGGCTACGGCGGTTACCCAGACCGTGAAGGCAAGGTAACCCTGGACGCCTGCATCATGGACAAGGACAGCAATTGCGGGGCGGTAGCGTTTCTGCAACACATCAAACACCCCATCTCTGTGGCCCGCAAGGTGATGGAAGACACGCCGCACGTGATGCTGGTAGGGCAGGGCGCGTATGAGTTTGCCATTGCCAATGGCTTCCAGAAAGAGAACCTCTTGACCGAGGAATCTGAGAAAGACTGGAAGAACTGGCTCAAAGAATCCAAATACAAACCTGTCATAAACATTGAAAACCACGACACCATTGGCATGCTGGCCTTGGACGCCAACGGTGACCTGGCCGGCGCCTGCACCACCAGCGGCGCGGCTTTCAAAATGCACGGCCGCGTAGGCGATTCTCCCATCATTGGGGCTGGTCTTTTCGTGGACAATGAAGTAGGAGCGGCCACTGCCACGGGCTTGGGTGAGGCCGTCATCAGAATGGTAGGAAGCCATTTGGTGGTGGAACTCATGCGCCAGGGAAACTCGCCGGAGAAAGCGTGCAAGCTGGCCGTGGAGCGCATCATTGCCAAGCACAAAGACGTGAAAGACCTGCAAGTGGGATTCATTGCGCTCAACAAGCAGGGCGAGTACGGTGGCTACTGCATCCACAAGGGCTTTAACTACGCCGTGCATGATGCCAAAGGCAAGAAATTGATTGATGGCAAATACAAACTCTAG
- a CDS encoding glycoside hydrolase family 125 protein — MTTRREFVKTTGIAALGVAAVGIPFNALAANESFTSKRPSLAKRHFTSKAIEKKLAEVKKAINDKELAWLFENCFPNTLDTTVQYKEINGKPDTFVITGDIEAMWLRDSTAQVWPYLPFTKEEKSLQKLVAGVINRQAQCILIDPYANAFNDGPKGSEWKSDLTTMKPELHERKWEIDSLCYPIRLAYHYWKTTQDTSPFDQDWQKAMQLVVRTFKEQQRKEGKGPYTFQRNTPKQTDTVSGAGYGNPIQPVGLICSTFRPSDDATIFLFLVPSNYFAVTSLRQLAEMSQKITKNNQLASECIALAEEVEQALKQFAVADHLQYGKVFPFEVDGYGNQLFMDDANIPSLLAMPYLGACALQDPVYQNTRKFVLSKDNPWYFEGKAGKGIGGPHVGPDMIWPMSIIMQAMTSQSDQEIKECLHTLKTTHAGTGFMHETFHKDNPSKFTREWFAWANTLFGELILKLHAERPHLLKA, encoded by the coding sequence ATGACCACTAGAAGAGAGTTTGTCAAGACCACCGGCATTGCCGCGCTGGGCGTAGCCGCCGTAGGTATTCCATTCAACGCCTTAGCCGCCAATGAATCCTTCACCAGCAAGCGCCCGTCGTTGGCCAAAAGACACTTCACCAGCAAGGCCATTGAGAAGAAACTGGCCGAGGTGAAAAAGGCAATCAATGACAAGGAACTGGCTTGGCTGTTTGAAAACTGCTTCCCCAACACGCTAGACACCACCGTCCAGTACAAAGAAATAAACGGCAAGCCCGATACCTTTGTAATCACCGGAGACATTGAAGCCATGTGGCTGCGGGATTCGACCGCCCAAGTGTGGCCGTATCTGCCCTTCACCAAAGAAGAGAAAAGCCTGCAGAAACTAGTGGCCGGCGTGATTAACCGGCAGGCCCAGTGCATCTTGATAGACCCCTACGCCAACGCCTTCAACGACGGTCCCAAAGGCAGTGAATGGAAGTCTGACCTCACTACCATGAAGCCTGAACTGCACGAGCGCAAATGGGAAATCGACTCGCTTTGCTATCCCATCCGACTGGCGTACCACTACTGGAAAACCACCCAAGACACCAGCCCCTTTGATCAAGACTGGCAGAAGGCCATGCAACTGGTGGTAAGGACCTTTAAGGAGCAGCAACGGAAAGAGGGGAAAGGACCCTACACCTTCCAACGCAACACCCCCAAACAAACCGACACCGTGTCGGGCGCTGGCTACGGCAATCCCATCCAACCAGTGGGTTTGATCTGCTCCACCTTCCGGCCCTCAGACGATGCTACCATTTTCCTGTTCCTGGTGCCTTCCAATTACTTTGCGGTCACGTCTCTTAGGCAGCTAGCCGAGATGAGTCAGAAGATTACTAAAAACAACCAGTTGGCTTCTGAGTGTATTGCCTTAGCTGAGGAAGTGGAGCAGGCCTTAAAGCAATTTGCCGTAGCGGATCATTTGCAGTATGGCAAGGTGTTTCCGTTTGAAGTGGACGGGTATGGTAACCAACTCTTCATGGACGATGCCAACATTCCCAGCCTGCTGGCCATGCCATACCTGGGTGCCTGCGCCTTGCAAGATCCCGTGTACCAGAACACCCGCAAGTTTGTGCTGAGCAAAGACAACCCCTGGTATTTTGAAGGCAAAGCGGGTAAAGGGATTGGCGGTCCGCACGTTGGCCCTGATATGATCTGGCCCATGAGCATTATCATGCAAGCCATGACCAGCCAGTCTGACCAGGAAATAAAGGAGTGCCTGCACACCTTAAAAACCACGCACGCCGGCACTGGCTTCATGCATGAGACCTTCCACAAAGACAATCCTTCTAAGTTCACTCGGGAATGGTTTGCCTGGGCCAATACGCTTTTTGGCGAACTCATCCTGAAACTTCATGCCGAGCGTCCACATCTGTTAAAAGCCTAA